The following coding sequences lie in one Yamadazyma tenuis chromosome 3, complete sequence genomic window:
- a CDS encoding uncharacterized protein (BUSCO:EOG092645L9), with product MSQLDPLPINPSVTRVLLTYIRAAKYVDQSELEQKLCVICDELGVPPASLDEVVHHLNHTISFSGFKIDRCLDEVSNTLVYAFVNSSSISTQVDKTLSRFKVSDLEIIKFIIDEVFVNDYHANVDSLVNSLLIKHHVSRTSKELRGLISKLINLGYFEVERNFLVGTARLLMELRSYLNKYQLAKCATCDNIVTRGVQVETRQFHYKCFDIYKRSNDVDPTQWTYIGLQVART from the coding sequence ATGTCTCAACTAGATCCCCTTCCCATCAACCCATCAGTGACACGCGTGCTTCTCACCTACATCCGAGCCGCCAAGTACGTCGACCAGTCTGAGCTCGAACAAAAGCTCTGCGTCATCTGTGACGAGCTAGGCGTTCCACCCGCCCTGCTTGACGAGGTGGTACACCATCTCAACCACACCATCAGTTTCCTGGGTTTCAAAATAGATCGGTGCCTCGACGAGGTGTCCAACACGCTTGTGTACGCGTTTGTAAACTCCAGCTCCATCAGCACCCAAGTCGACAAGACGTTGTCGCGTTTCAAGGTGAgtgacttggaaatcatcaagttcatcatcgACGAAGTGTTTGTCAACGACTACCACGCCAACGTCGACAGCTTGGTGAACTCACTTCTCATCAAGCATCACGTTTCCAGGACATCCAAAGAGCTTCGAGGGTTGATTTCTAAGCTCATCAACCTTGGctattttgaagttgaaagaaacttTCTTGTTGGGACTGCGAGGCTCTTGATGGAATTGCGCAGCTATTTGAATAAGTACCAGCTTGCAAAGTGTGCTACTTGTGATAATATTGTCACCAGGGGTGTGCAAGTGGAGACAAGACAATTTCATTACAAGTGTTTTGATATTTATAAGCGAAGTAATGATGTGGACCCCACCCAGTGGACTTACATCGGGTTGCAAGTAGCCAGAACCTGA
- the ASH2 gene encoding transcription factor, contains a PHD finger motif (BUSCO:EOG09262X7T; COG:B,K; EggNog:ENOG503NZB5), translating into MEIEPQVKEEEKTEIEVQAPTHTLTKKRRVIVEPRLKPVSYKASDLKVGNSISRTPAAIINSMQFFTNEDNPLNRRGYKYKPCKPNPELKSTMYSTTDLPPYCVRPSYFDKSSGILLDTNVTSVSNTSGWRSIRSNVGVREGKWYFEFKVLSGNDGTGHVRLGVGRREASLEAPIGCDGYGYGIRDVNGQKVTLSRPKPFMDEGFKTGDVMGVLIDLPSLEDHYKSFEQELKAAENKFNVHGNIVRDQIPIKYKSSLYFEQFEFTPIENMTKLLNPIKVIGERLSSFDEDIQLPKIPGSSLKVYKNGKLMGTMFEELFSFLPIPGNLAQIQNQSFRDCDDGTLGYYPMISVYNQAVVEMNAGPEFALKELPQGVRPLCERYDEHVVEQWYFDLVDEVESQYLDGLEGQ; encoded by the coding sequence ATGGAGATAGAACCTCAggtcaaagaagaagagaaaacAGAAATCGAGGTCCAGGCGCCCACCCACACCCTCACCAAGAAGCGACGGGTCATAGTGGAGCCCCGTCTTAAGCCCGTTCTGTACAAAGCGCTGGATCTCAAGGTAGGAAACTCAATCTCCCGCACCCCAGCCGCCATCATAAACTCCATGCaattcttcaccaatgaaGACAATCCGCTCAACAGACGTGGATATAAGTACAAACCGTGCAAACCCAACCCCGAGCTTAAGCTGACGATGTATTCGACGACGGATTTACCGCCGTATTGTGTTCGTCCTAGCTACTTTGACAAGTCGAGTGGAATTCTCTTGGACACTAACGTCACCAGCGTGTCGAACACGTCGGGATGGCGAAGCATACGAAGTAACGTGGGAGTTCGTGAAGGGAAATGGTATTTCGAGTTCAAGGTGCTAAGTGGTAACGATGGTACTGGTCATGTCAGGCTCGGGGTGGGCAGAAGAGAGGCTAGTTTGGAAGCCCCCATCGGGTGTGATGGGTACGGCTACGGAATCCGTGATGTCAATGGACAGAAGGTGACTTTGAGTCGACCTAAGCCATTTATGGATGAAGGGTTCAAAACTGGCGATGTTATGGGAGTTTTGATTGATCTTCCAAGCTTAGAAGACCACTACAAGAGCTTTGAGCAGGAGCTCAAGGCCGCCgaaaacaagttcaatgtACACGGGAACATTGTACGAGACCAAATTCCTATCAAATATAAAAGTTCGTTGTACTTTGAGCAGTTTGAGTTCACTCCAATCGAGAATATGACCAAGCTACTTAATCCCATCAAGGTAATTGGTGAGCGGCTTTCGTCGTTCGACGAAGATATCCAGCTTCCGAAGATCCCGGGCTCCAGCTTGAAGGTGTACAAGAACGGGAAGTTGATGGGCACGATGTTTGAAGAGTTATTTTCGTTCTTGCCGATTCCGGGGAACCTAGCACAAATCCAAAACCAAAGTTTTCGAGATTGTGACGATGGTACCTTGGGGTACTATCCGATGATATCTGTGTACAACCAggcggtggtggagatgaATGCCGGGCCCGAGTTTGCATTAAAAGAGCTTCCACAAGGTGTAAGGCCGTTGTGTGAACGGTATGATGAGCATGTGGTGGAGCAGTGGTACTTTGATCTTGTGGACGAGGTGGAAAGCCAGTACTTGGACGGACTTGAAGGGCAATAG